The genomic window GATCGCCGCGACCTCCTCGCGCCACGGCAACTCCACCGGCGATCCCGCATTGACGACCACCACCGTATTCGGATTGACGGCGGCGACCCGGCTGACCAATTCGTCTTGGCGGCCGGGCAGTTTCAGCGTCTTGCGGTCGAAGCCCTCCGACTCGACCTGCTCGGTGGTGGCGACGACGACCACGGCGACATCGGCCGCTCGCGCCGCCTCGACCGCCTCCGCGATCAGCTCGTCGGGGTCGCGTCGCGGGTCCCCGTGCGCGAGGGTGACGTTGACCGCTTGGATGGGTGCGTCCGCGAACTTCATCGGGCTATGCGTCATGCGCACCTCGACCGGCTGCCCAGCCGTCAGCTCGACCGTGCCGCGCTCGACGGGGGTGCCGAAGAATGCCTCGAAAAGGTCCGCGCCGGAGGGTGTTTCGCTGCCATCGAAGAGCACGGTATCCGCCACGACGAGGCGGAACTCGCCGAAACCCTTGGTGCCGAAGACATGCGCACCGCTTTCCCGTGGGGTGAAGGTGCCATGGATCTCGACGGTGTGCAGCGCGTCGTAGCTGATGCCGTCGGGCATTTCGCCGATCCACTCGACCATTCCATTGGGCAGCGAGCTGATTCCGAGCACCTCGCCATCGGCATCGAGCACGCGGACCTGCAACTCGAATCCCTGGTCGGCTGCGCCCAAAGCGTCACTCGGCGTGGCGCCTACCGCGAAGGTCAACGCATCTTCCGGCAGCGCGGCGGTCAGGCCGTCGAGCGGGGAGACGACGGACTCGGGAAACACGGTGGCCGAACCGCCGCCGAGAATACGGGCGTCCCTGGCGGCGAGACCGATGAGCGCGACCTTGTCGGCGGCGTCGATGGGGAGCGCCGTACGGTCCGCGACCGCGGCGTTTCGCACCAGAACGAAAGAGCGACCGGCGATTTCACGGGCCAGCGCGATGCCGTCGATGTTCGCGGGCGGCGTGGTCACCGCGGGCTCCGCGCCGTCGAGCAGGCCCACCCGGGCGGCGAGGCGCAGCACCCGTCGCACGGCTGCGTCGACCACGGACTCCTCGACCTCGCCGTTGCGCACCGCGGCGACGAGCGCGTCGCCGTAGACGCCGCGCGGTCCCGGCATCGCGATGTCGAGCCCGCCGGTGATCGCGCCGACTGTCGACCGCGCGGCGATCCAGTCGGAGACGACCACGCCGTCGTACCCCCATTCGTCGCGCAGCACCCCGTTCAGCAGGGCGGCGTGCTCGGTCATGGTGGTGCCGTTGACCTGGTTGTAGGCGGCCATGATGCCCCAGGGGCCCGCCTCGCGGACGATCGCTTCGAAAGGCGCGAGGTACAACTCGCGCAGCGCGCGGGGGGAGACGACATTGTTCACGGTGAAGCGTTCGGTCTCGGCATCATTGGCGACGAAATGCTTGACCGTGGTGCCGACCCCGCCGTCCTGCACGCCGCGCACATAGCCGGTCCCGATGCGTCCCGTGAGGTACGGATCCTCCGAGTAGGCCTCGAAATGCCTGCCGCCGAGCGGCGACCGATGCAGGTTGACGGTCGGCGCGAGCAGCACCTGCACACCTTTGCGGCGTGCTTCTTGCGCGAGCAGCAGGCCTGCGCGCCTGGCCAGTTCCGGATCCCAGGTCGCGGCGAGCGCGGTGGGCGATGGCAGCGCGATGGACGGATCGTCGGCGGAAAAACGCACCCCGCGCACCCCGATCGGGCCGTCGGACATCACCAGCGACCGCAACCCGATCTCCGGCAGCGCGGGCAGCGACCACATGTCCTGCCCCATCAGCAGCCTGGCCTTGGTCGGGAGGTCGAGCTTCCCGAGGGCCGCCGTCACGGCTTCCTCGCGGACCACGTCGGCTTGACTCATGATGAACTCCTTTGTCTACCAATGTAGTTGCGGACACGGTGGGCGGGTGCCCGCAAAAGCCCCGGAGGGCAGGCGGCGGGCGTCCGCTGATTCCGCTGAACTCACCTAATCAATGGTAGGTGTTGTTATCATCTCGTTATCTATGAGCGAGGACTTGCCGCGGTGTCGTCAGCCGGTCCGAGCAAAGCGACGAAGTCCCGGAACGCGGCACTCATGTCGACGGCCGGGTCGAGCAACCATTGCGTCTGCAAGCCGTCCAGCACGGCGATCAACAGCGGTGCCACTTGCTCAGGTGTCCGACCCCCGGCCAGCCGATCACCGAACTCCGCCCGCAGCAGGTCGGCTAGTCTCGCCCTGGCGTGGGCGTAGCGCTCGACGAAATACTCCCGCGCGGGGTGCCCGCCGGTCACACTTTCGCCGACCAGCGCCGTGAACGTCTGCACAACACCGGGCCGCATCGCGTTGTACTCGACCAGCTGCTCGAGATGTGACAGCCGCCAACTGTCCGACGGTCCGGCCAGAAACGCCGCTGTATCCCAGCGGTCCCGCGCCTCGAGCACCGCGACCAGCAGATGTTCTTTGCTCGGGAAGTAGTGCAGCAGTCCGGGTTGGGTGAGCCCGACGCGCTCCGCGACAGCGGCGAGCGAGGTGCCGCGATAGCCGCGCTCGGCGATCACCTCTCTGGCGGCCTCGAGGATGGCCGCGCGGCGTTCGGCGGCCTGCGCCGCCCGTCCACCTCGCTGTTCCTGAGTCACCCGGTCGAGCGTAATGCGCTCCGGTGTCCGGGCTGTCGTCGCGGCGCAGCGGGTCGGCATCGTCGCGCACCGAGCGGAGCGCGGCGGAAAATACGTTCGCTCCGTCGCCGTCGCGGCTGTTAGCCTCCGCCGATGGCGAACCCCTATCCCCATGTGTACCTAGGTGACCGGATCGTTGCGGCCGAGGAGGCCACGGTCAGCGTCGCATCGTCGGCGGTGTTGTACGGACTCAGCGTCTACACCGTTTTCCCCGTACATGTGGCAGGGGCAGCGCACACCGCGTTCCGGCTGGACGATCACTTCCGGCGGATCGAGGAGTCCTGCAAGATCATCGGCATCGATCGGTTCGCCACGGAATGGGACTTCGACCGGTTCTACGCCGCGGTGGTCGAGCTGATCGGCCGGAACATGCCGACGACCGATGTATTCGTCCGCGCCACCGTGCACGTCGTCGAGTCGATCCCCGGTACCAAGGTGCGGGGCTGCGCGATTCGGCTGAGCATGTTCGTCTACGACGCGGTACCGATCGTCCCGCAGGACGGCATGCGCCTGAAATCCAGCCCGTGGCGGCGCATTCCGGACAACGCTATTCCGTCGCGTGCCAAAGTCAATGGCGCGTACGTCAATTCGGTGCTGGCCAAACAGGACGCCATCGACAGCGGCTACGACGACTGCGTGTTCCTCGACGGCAATGGCCACGTCTGCGAGCTCAGCGCCGCCAACATCTTCCTCGTCCGCAACGACACCCTGATCACCCCCGATGTCTCCTGCGACATCCTCGACGGCATCAATCGCCGCACCATCCTCACCTTGGCGGCCGAGGACGGCATCCCGGTCGTCGAACGCACCGTCGACCTGACCGAGCTGTACATCGCCGACGAGGTCTTCGTCACCGGCACGTCCGCGGGTGCCGCTCCGGTCATCGAGGTGGACGGGCGGGTGGTCGCCGACGGCCGACCCGGCCCTGTCTCGCAGGCGCTGCGCAAACGCCACAGCGCCGCACTGCGTACCGACACCCTGCACGGCTGGCTCACTACGCTGGCCTGACGCCGCATCGCTCAGCGGCGTTCGAGCGCGGCTCAGAGGCGTTCGAGCGCGGCGATGGTGCCGAGGAACAACTCGACATTGTCGTGCACGAATTTGTCCCGCGGATAGGGGAGCGACTGCTGGATCCACGCGGTGGTCGTCTCCCCGAAGCCGCCGACCAGGAATCGGGCGGTCAGATCGATGGCCGGATCGTCCGGAGCGCGGTCGGTCAGCAGCCCGTGCAGCAGTGCGCCGTAGGTCCGCGAGACGTCCTCGGCCCGCGCGAGTCGGCGCGTCGCTACGGCGGGGTGACCATAAGCCTTGGTGGACAAGAGCTTTCCCTTGGCCGGTGCCTGCAGGAAGAAATCGACCAGCGCCTCGACCAGGGCGGTCACCTGGTCGCGGCGGTCCGGTCCGGCCGCCGCGACCGCACCGTCGACGGCCGCCGCCATCTGCCGGAAGGCCAGTTCGAACGCCGCGACCACCAGGTCGTCGAGATCGGTGAAGCTCTCGTAGACGAACCGGGTGGACAGGCCCGCTTGCTTGGCGACGGTCCGGATCGTCAGCCCGCCGGGTCCGTCCAGCGCCATCACCTCGAACGCCGCCTCCAGCAGCTGCTCGCGCCGGGTGGCGCGGCGCTGATCGGCGGGTACACCGCCGTAGGTTCGTGCTTGCTTGGCCACCCCGCAATCTTGACACGGATGTTTCCTAAATCTAGCTTCATTCGGGAGACAACTGATTCCTGATTTAGGGGTGCGCATGACCGGACTTGCCGAAGCATCCGATCGCGGCGCCGAGCAGGTGCGGCAACCGGTGCCGTTGAACAGTCCGATGCCGCAGGGCCCGTTGCCGTCGCACGTCGACGGCTGCTTCGGCTGCGGGCAGCACAATTACGCGGGTGTCGGGATGACCCTCGAGCTGATCGGCGATCGTATTGTCGGTCGCTTCACCTTCGATGAAAGGCACAAGGGCGCACCGGGTCTGGCGCACGGCGGGGTGGTCGCGGCCGTGCTGGACGAGGCGTCGGGCACCGTGCCGACCACCATGTGCGTCCCCGCGGTCACCGCCAAACTCGAGGTGAACTACGCCAAGCCCGCGCCGCTGCATCGGCCGATGATCGTGTCCGCGATCCTCGATCGCCGCGAGGGGGAGCGCAAGCTGCACATCCACGCGCGGCTCGAGCTCGACGGCGAACTCGTCGCCGAGGCGAACGCGCTGTTCGTCGTCGTCTCCCCGGACCACTTCTTCGCACACGGCGCGAAGGAGGGTGAGCTGCCGTTCTTCGGCGTGTGATTCAGCGGATGCCGGGGGTGCGTGGGTCGGGGCCGAGGCAGGCCAGGATCGCGCAACCCGGCGCTGTGTCGGCGAAGGGTGCTGCCAGCGGGTAATTGAGGCAGGTGAGGACGTTGCAGCCGGGATACGCGAACGGTCCGTCGCCGAACACCGCGCGCACGAAGTTGACATCGACGAACTGGCCCGGGTTCAGCCGCACCGGTGGCTCGACGTACGGCCCCGGATCGGGAAAGGGCGGTTCCTGGAATGCCGCGAATACCTTGCGGAAGAACTGGTAGGGCAGTTCGGCCGTGTTCTGGATGGTGCCGGTCAGTCCGTGCCTGCTGATATTGCCGTAGAAACCGGTCCACACCACCGTGAGGTCCAGGCTCGGCATGACGAAGACATTCTGCATGCCGAGTCCGGCCATCATGTAGACGTCGGTCGGCAATATGCTCGCGGACTCCGCGCATCCGGGGCCGAGCCAGAACAGATAGCCGTAGCATTTGTTCGCCCGCGAAGGCTGGCGTGCTTGTCGCAAGTATTGCGTCGAGACGAGTTGCTGTTCACCCCAGCGTCCGTCGTTGCTCACCAGCAGACCGAGTTTGGCGAAGTCATTGGGCGGGATCAGCAGGTGCGCGTAGCCGTAGGTGTGCCCGGCGCGATCGCGGGCCCAGTAGTAGTCGCCACGGTGGATGCCGAGTGGGTCGAACAGTTCACGCTGGGCGAACTGCTGGAACGGCTCGCCGATCGCCAATTCGATGACATAGCTGAGCAGGTCGACATTGCGTTGGCTGTAGCTGAATACGGTGCCGGGCGGGTTGTCCAGGGGCACACCGAGCGCCTGTACCGCGCTGTTCGGGTCGATCGGGATGACGCCGGTAACTCCCTCGGTCAGCACACCGACCTTCATGCCCGATGTCTCGGTGAGCAGGTTCTCCACCGTGATGGAACGATGCTGCGCGTCACCGAGTCCAGGCGGCAGGTAGCGATCGATCGGCGCGTAGATATCGAGTTTTCCCTGATCCCATGCCATTCCGGCGAGCACCGAAACAACGCTTTTGGTGGCGCTCCAGATATTCCATGCCACGTTTCCGGTGTGCTTATTGGTCGGTCCCTCGCCGATGAGGCAATTGTGCCGGAAGATCTGGACGTTCAACCGGTTTCGGGTGGCGGCGAAGGTCAATGCGTCCGCGAGACGGTCGCTGTCGAGGCCGACCTGTTCCGGTGTCGCCCGAGCGAACTCGCGGCCGGAATTCACCGCACACCGCGCCTCCTCGGCCACGCGGCTCGGTGCCGCCTGCGCGACCCCGGTGAATACGTTCCCCGCCACCAGCGATAACGCAGCGAACCCAGCCAGGAACCCACCGAATCGCCCCATGTTCAGAGGCTATCGCGCAAGGTCGCCGACGATGGACGAATGCGGCGTTATGGCGCGCCCGAGATTCATCGGATACCCGGGGCGCCGGGGCCGAGGCACACCAGGATCGCGCAGCCAGGCGGGGTGTCCCAAAAGGGCGGGGCCAGCGGATAGTCCAGACAGGAGAAGACATTGCAGCCCGGATAGGCGCCCGGGCCGATGCCGAACACGGCGAGCAGGATGCTCGGGTCGACGTATTTTCGCGGATCGAG from Nocardia iowensis includes these protein-coding regions:
- a CDS encoding TetR/AcrR family transcriptional regulator encodes the protein MTQEQRGGRAAQAAERRAAILEAAREVIAERGYRGTSLAAVAERVGLTQPGLLHYFPSKEHLLVAVLEARDRWDTAAFLAGPSDSWRLSHLEQLVEYNAMRPGVVQTFTALVGESVTGGHPAREYFVERYAHARARLADLLRAEFGDRLAGGRTPEQVAPLLIAVLDGLQTQWLLDPAVDMSAAFRDFVALLGPADDTAASPRS
- a CDS encoding glycoside hydrolase family 3 protein — translated: MSQADVVREEAVTAALGKLDLPTKARLLMGQDMWSLPALPEIGLRSLVMSDGPIGVRGVRFSADDPSIALPSPTALAATWDPELARRAGLLLAQEARRKGVQVLLAPTVNLHRSPLGGRHFEAYSEDPYLTGRIGTGYVRGVQDGGVGTTVKHFVANDAETERFTVNNVVSPRALRELYLAPFEAIVREAGPWGIMAAYNQVNGTTMTEHAALLNGVLRDEWGYDGVVVSDWIAARSTVGAITGGLDIAMPGPRGVYGDALVAAVRNGEVEESVVDAAVRRVLRLAARVGLLDGAEPAVTTPPANIDGIALAREIAGRSFVLVRNAAVADRTALPIDAADKVALIGLAARDARILGGGSATVFPESVVSPLDGLTAALPEDALTFAVGATPSDALGAADQGFELQVRVLDADGEVLGISSLPNGMVEWIGEMPDGISYDALHTVEIHGTFTPRESGAHVFGTKGFGEFRLVVADTVLFDGSETPSGADLFEAFFGTPVERGTVELTAGQPVEVRMTHSPMKFADAPIQAVNVTLAHGDPRRDPDELIAEAVEAARAADVAVVVVATTEQVESEGFDRKTLKLPGRQDELVSRVAAVNPNTVVVVNAGSPVELPWREEVAAILLSWFPGQQGGAALADVLLGHTEPGGRLPTTWPIALADCPVTEVVPTDGELVYREDVFIGYRAWERAGTTPAYPFGHGSGYTTWDYESIERDATTVTVQLRNTGARRGAEVVQIYIAPVADSAIRPSRWLAGFTRVEADPGEQVAARIRIPQRAFEIWDEERNTWRSVPGTYEIQAGHSSADRRLATRYETK
- a CDS encoding TetR/AcrR family transcriptional regulator encodes the protein MAKQARTYGGVPADQRRATRREQLLEAAFEVMALDGPGGLTIRTVAKQAGLSTRFVYESFTDLDDLVVAAFELAFRQMAAAVDGAVAAAGPDRRDQVTALVEALVDFFLQAPAKGKLLSTKAYGHPAVATRRLARAEDVSRTYGALLHGLLTDRAPDDPAIDLTARFLVGGFGETTTAWIQQSLPYPRDKFVHDNVELFLGTIAALERL
- a CDS encoding aminotransferase class IV; translation: MANPYPHVYLGDRIVAAEEATVSVASSAVLYGLSVYTVFPVHVAGAAHTAFRLDDHFRRIEESCKIIGIDRFATEWDFDRFYAAVVELIGRNMPTTDVFVRATVHVVESIPGTKVRGCAIRLSMFVYDAVPIVPQDGMRLKSSPWRRIPDNAIPSRAKVNGAYVNSVLAKQDAIDSGYDDCVFLDGNGHVCELSAANIFLVRNDTLITPDVSCDILDGINRRTILTLAAEDGIPVVERTVDLTELYIADEVFVTGTSAGAAPVIEVDGRVVADGRPGPVSQALRKRHSAALRTDTLHGWLTTLA
- a CDS encoding serine hydrolase domain-containing protein; the protein is MGRFGGFLAGFAALSLVAGNVFTGVAQAAPSRVAEEARCAVNSGREFARATPEQVGLDSDRLADALTFAATRNRLNVQIFRHNCLIGEGPTNKHTGNVAWNIWSATKSVVSVLAGMAWDQGKLDIYAPIDRYLPPGLGDAQHRSITVENLLTETSGMKVGVLTEGVTGVIPIDPNSAVQALGVPLDNPPGTVFSYSQRNVDLLSYVIELAIGEPFQQFAQRELFDPLGIHRGDYYWARDRAGHTYGYAHLLIPPNDFAKLGLLVSNDGRWGEQQLVSTQYLRQARQPSRANKCYGYLFWLGPGCAESASILPTDVYMMAGLGMQNVFVMPSLDLTVVWTGFYGNISRHGLTGTIQNTAELPYQFFRKVFAAFQEPPFPDPGPYVEPPVRLNPGQFVDVNFVRAVFGDGPFAYPGCNVLTCLNYPLAAPFADTAPGCAILACLGPDPRTPGIR
- a CDS encoding PaaI family thioesterase; translation: MTGLAEASDRGAEQVRQPVPLNSPMPQGPLPSHVDGCFGCGQHNYAGVGMTLELIGDRIVGRFTFDERHKGAPGLAHGGVVAAVLDEASGTVPTTMCVPAVTAKLEVNYAKPAPLHRPMIVSAILDRREGERKLHIHARLELDGELVAEANALFVVVSPDHFFAHGAKEGELPFFGV